A genomic region of Acidobacteriota bacterium contains the following coding sequences:
- a CDS encoding prepilin-type N-terminal cleavage/methylation domain-containing protein, with the protein MFRRTSVFPVSDCGDRIRKESGSFGSMPSHSPKDGAAGFSLIELMIVVAVIGIISILAVPNFMRSRLFANETSAIASLRVIVTSEITYASTVGNGSFGSTEELVAQGLIDAALGSGTKDGYNLTLTPDGSSGFTVTAVPVTAGTTGQRGFFADQTGVIRYSADGSTPTQASPVLGTEAESGEGPTEE; encoded by the coding sequence ATGTTCCGACGAACCAGCGTCTTTCCGGTTTCCGACTGCGGAGACCGGATCCGAAAGGAGTCCGGCAGCTTCGGCTCGATGCCCTCTCACTCCCCCAAGGACGGAGCTGCCGGATTCTCTCTGATCGAATTGATGATCGTGGTGGCCGTCATCGGGATCATCTCCATTTTGGCGGTTCCCAATTTCATGCGTTCCCGCCTCTTCGCCAACGAGACCTCGGCCATCGCCTCCCTCCGGGTCATCGTCACCAGCGAGATCACCTATGCGTCCACCGTGGGGAACGGATCCTTCGGGAGCACGGAAGAACTCGTGGCGCAGGGGCTCATCGATGCGGCGCTGGGATCCGGCACCAAGGACGGCTACAACCTGACCCTGACGCCGGACGGCTCCAGCGGGTTTACGGTCACTGCCGTTCCCGTCACGGCGGGCACCACCGGACAGCGGGGATTTTTCGCCGATCAGACTGGAGTGATCCGCTACAGCGCCGACGGATCAACGCCGACGCAGGCCAGTCCCGTATTAGGCACCGAGGCCGAGTCGGGCGAAGGACCCACCGAAGAGTAG
- a CDS encoding type II secretion system F family protein: MATTDGREFRPRRIAQARIGRISTRQLALFTRQLSVMLGAGVSLVTALQNLAQQEENRALGSTLRQVRYDVESGSTLAAALERHSRVFDPLFVNMVRAGETGGFLDTVFERLTLFLEKRLQWRKAVLSASLYPAVVIVTSFLVLGVILVWVIPVFASLFANLDVPLPLPTRMVMGASGFLSRWGLLLSLGAGMGAIAGGLYFRTAKGRMWMDRIILAAPLLGPVTTQLLTANFARTLSTLLSSGVPILEAMDLTARALGNGRFQQTVLALRSEVESGSALAEPFRHSGLFPQMASEIIRIGELTGTLDDMLLKLAVYYEEEADTSINRFLALLEPMMMLVLGIVVGGMVLSMYMPIFSLMGRLSQM, encoded by the coding sequence GTGGCTACTACAGACGGGCGGGAGTTTCGTCCCCGCCGCATTGCTCAGGCTCGAATCGGAAGGATCTCGACCCGGCAGTTGGCTCTTTTCACGCGGCAACTGTCGGTGATGCTGGGGGCGGGCGTCTCGCTGGTGACGGCCTTGCAGAATCTGGCCCAGCAGGAGGAGAACCGCGCCCTGGGCTCCACCCTGCGCCAGGTCCGTTACGACGTGGAATCGGGTTCCACCCTTGCTGCGGCGCTGGAGCGCCATTCCCGTGTCTTCGATCCCCTTTTCGTCAACATGGTCCGGGCGGGCGAAACGGGGGGATTCCTGGACACCGTGTTCGAGCGCCTCACCCTCTTCCTGGAAAAACGGCTTCAGTGGCGCAAGGCGGTGCTCTCGGCCTCGCTCTATCCGGCGGTCGTCATCGTGACTTCGTTCCTGGTTCTGGGCGTCATCCTGGTCTGGGTGATTCCGGTTTTCGCGTCCCTCTTCGCCAACCTGGACGTCCCCCTCCCTTTGCCGACGCGGATGGTCATGGGAGCCAGCGGGTTCCTGAGCCGGTGGGGACTGCTCCTGAGCCTGGGGGCGGGGATGGGGGCCATAGCGGGTGGACTCTACTTTCGGACGGCCAAGGGGCGGATGTGGATGGATCGCATCATTCTGGCGGCGCCGCTGTTGGGTCCGGTGACCACCCAACTCCTGACGGCCAATTTCGCACGGACCCTATCCACGCTCCTCTCCAGCGGAGTCCCCATCCTGGAAGCCATGGACCTGACGGCCCGGGCTCTGGGAAACGGGCGATTTCAGCAGACGGTGCTGGCGCTCCGGAGTGAGGTCGAGTCGGGGAGCGCCCTGGCGGAACCATTCCGGCACAGCGGCCTCTTTCCCCAAATGGCGTCGGAGATCATTCGGATCGGCGAGCTGACGGGCACACTGGACGACATGCTCCTGAAGCTGGCGGTCTACTACGAGGAGGAAGCGGACACCAGCATCAACCGGTTTCTGGCCCTGCTGGAACCCATGATGATGTTGGTCCTGGGCATCGTCGTCGGCGGCATGGTGCTGTCCATGTACATGCCCATTTTCAGTTTGATGGGAAGATTGTCCCAGATGTAG